A window of the Hordeum vulgare subsp. vulgare chromosome 5H, MorexV3_pseudomolecules_assembly, whole genome shotgun sequence genome harbors these coding sequences:
- the LOC123397835 gene encoding bZIP transcription factor 44-like encodes MSSGTSFGSSQGTRSSRSAEDCADLRAQMEKRRKRRKESNRESARRSRVRKQQHLDDLSSQVDQLKNQSQQMNMVLGMTTQNLVALQAQNSVMQTQKMELESRLCALGEIICCMNSITNAANPAAAMGATASGAYDVFGAGGTWSQPIDLYQCF; translated from the exons ATGTCAAGTGGGACCTCTTTCGGGTCGAGCCAAGGGACCCGGAGCTCCAGGTCTGCCGAGGATTGCGCGGACCTCCGGGCCCAgatggagaagaggaggaagaggaggaaggagtccAACCGGGAGTCGGCACGCCGATCTAGGGTGCGCAAGCAACAACACCTCGACGACCTCTCCTCGCAG GTGGATCAGCTCAAGAACCAGAGCCAACAAATGAACATGGTGCTGGGCATGACCACCCAGAACCTTGTGGCGCTGCAAGCACAGAACTCGGTGATGCAGACACAGAAGATGGAGCTGGAGAGCAGGCTGTGCGCCCTAGGCGAGATCATCTGCTGCATGAACTCAATCACCAACGCTGCGAATCCCGCTGCCGCCATGGGCGCCACAGCAAGCGGTGCCTACGACGTTTTTGGCGCCGGCGGCACATGGAGCCAGCCCATAGACTTGTACCAGTGCTTCtag
- the LOC123398383 gene encoding small polypeptide DEVIL 4-like: MRMGAHDLKLKGLKRSLKEHKARLYIIRRCVVMLLSWHD; this comes from the coding sequence ATGAGGATGGGCGCTCACGATCTGAAGCTCAAGGGGCTCAAGAGGTCCCTCAAGGAGCACAAGGCAAGGCTCTACATCATCCGCCGATGCGTCGTGATGCTCCTAAGCTGGCATGATTGA